In a single window of the Salvia miltiorrhiza chloroplast, complete genome genome:
- the ndhG gene encoding NADH dehydrogenase subunit 6, translating into MDLPGPIHDFLLVFLGSGLILGSLAVVLLPNPIYSAFSLGLVLFCISLFYILSNSYFVAAAQLLIYVGAINVLIIFAVMFMNGSEYYKDFHLWTVGDGVTSMICTSLFISLITTIPDTAWYGISWTTKSNHILEQDLISNSQQIGIHLATDFFLPFELISIILLVALIGAISIARQ; encoded by the coding sequence TCTTTCTAGGATCGGGTCTTATATTAGGAAGTCTGGCAGTAGTATTACTTCCGAATCCAATTTATTCGGCCTTTTCGTTGGGATTGGTTCTTTTTTGTATATCCTTATTCTATATTCTATCGAACTCCTATTTTGTAGCTGCTGCGCAGCTCCTTATTTATGTAGGAGCTATAAATGTTTTAATAATTTTTGCTGTGATGTTTATGAATGGTTCAGAATATTACAAAGATTTTCACCTTTGGACCGTTGGGGATGGGGTTACTTCAATGATTTGTACAAGTCTTTTTATTTCACTAATTACTACTATTCCAGATACGGCCTGGTATGGGATCAGCTGGACTACAAAATCAAATCATATTTTAGAACAAGATTTGATAAGTAATAGCCAACAAATTGGAATTCATTTAGCAACGGATTTTTTTCTTCCATTTGAACTCATTTCAATAATCCTTTTAGTCGCTTTAATAGGTGCTATTTCTATAGCTCGTCAATAA